Proteins encoded in a region of the Leptolyngbya sp. 'hensonii' genome:
- a CDS encoding aspartate kinase: MALIVQKYGGTSVGSVERIQAVAARVLQTVKAGNDLVVVVSAMGKTTDGLVKLANAISTNPNRREMDMLLSTGEQVSIALLSMALQELGQPAISLTGAQVGIVTETEHTRARILKIDPDRIQRHLNAGQVVVVAGFQGIASTDDLEITTLGRGGSDTSAVALAAALQADLCEIYTDVPGILTADPRIVEDAQLMSEITSDEMLELASLGAKVLHPRAVEIARNYGITLVVRSSWADDPGTRVLSSTPQPRPLEGLEIARPVDAVEFDTDQAKVALLRVPDRPGVAARLFGELAQQQLDVDLIIQSIHEGNTNDIAFTVTKNTLNQAEAVAAAILPALSAGLESNLNPAETLVDREIAKVTIAGAGMIGRPGVAAQMFTTLAAAGINIQMISTSEVKVSCVVAATDYDRAIATLCETFEVTSSPRNEPGTMDPGDQATGSPPSAPLPPVRGVALDLNQAKLAIREIPDRPGMAARIFQLLARENISVDMIIQSQRCRVIQGATTRDIAFTVAQADADAARKALEKAAPELGYGQVEVDPEIAKVSIVGMGMIENPGIAARMFEALSLQQINIQMIATSEIKISCVVSQDEGVTALRTIHAAFNLAGQERIQVPA; the protein is encoded by the coding sequence ATGGCACTGATTGTCCAGAAATATGGGGGCACATCTGTCGGATCGGTGGAGCGCATTCAAGCGGTAGCTGCAAGAGTTCTGCAGACCGTCAAGGCGGGCAATGATCTGGTTGTGGTGGTCTCCGCTATGGGTAAAACGACGGATGGGTTGGTCAAGCTGGCAAATGCCATTTCCACAAATCCCAACCGGCGAGAGATGGATATGTTGCTCTCAACGGGAGAGCAGGTCTCGATCGCCCTGCTCAGCATGGCGTTGCAGGAACTGGGCCAGCCTGCCATCTCCCTGACAGGAGCCCAGGTGGGAATTGTCACCGAAACCGAACATACCCGGGCTCGCATCCTCAAGATTGATCCCGATCGGATCCAGCGCCATTTAAATGCTGGTCAGGTGGTCGTCGTGGCTGGCTTTCAGGGCATTGCCAGTACCGACGATCTGGAAATCACTACCCTGGGACGGGGAGGATCCGATACCTCTGCGGTTGCTCTGGCTGCTGCGCTTCAAGCCGATCTTTGTGAGATCTATACAGATGTACCGGGGATTCTGACCGCCGATCCCCGGATTGTGGAAGATGCCCAGCTCATGAGCGAGATCACCTCCGATGAAATGCTTGAACTGGCCAGCCTGGGAGCTAAGGTGTTGCATCCACGGGCGGTAGAAATTGCCCGCAACTATGGCATTACACTGGTGGTGCGCTCCAGTTGGGCTGACGATCCGGGCACCCGCGTCCTTTCTTCCACCCCGCAACCGCGCCCGCTGGAAGGTCTGGAGATTGCCCGCCCAGTTGATGCGGTGGAATTCGATACAGACCAGGCCAAGGTGGCCCTATTGCGAGTGCCCGATCGTCCAGGTGTGGCCGCTCGCCTCTTCGGTGAACTGGCCCAGCAACAACTGGATGTGGATTTGATTATCCAATCTATCCATGAAGGCAATACAAACGACATTGCCTTTACGGTGACAAAAAATACCCTGAACCAAGCTGAGGCGGTGGCTGCAGCCATTCTGCCTGCCTTGAGTGCTGGTCTGGAAAGCAATCTCAATCCAGCAGAAACCCTGGTAGATCGGGAGATTGCCAAGGTGACGATCGCCGGAGCTGGAATGATTGGCCGACCTGGGGTGGCCGCTCAAATGTTCACCACCTTAGCCGCTGCTGGCATCAACATCCAGATGATTTCCACCTCTGAGGTCAAAGTCAGTTGTGTGGTGGCAGCTACCGACTACGATCGGGCGATCGCAACCCTCTGCGAGACCTTTGAAGTCACGAGTTCCCCCCGCAATGAACCGGGAACGATGGACCCTGGAGATCAAGCTACCGGTTCTCCCCCGTCCGCTCCCCTGCCTCCCGTGCGTGGCGTTGCCCTCGATCTCAACCAGGCGAAGCTAGCTATTCGGGAGATTCCCGATCGTCCCGGCATGGCAGCCCGGATCTTCCAATTGCTAGCCCGCGAAAACATCAGTGTGGATATGATTATTCAGTCGCAACGTTGTCGGGTCATCCAGGGGGCAACGACTCGGGATATTGCATTTACCGTGGCTCAGGCGGATGCAGATGCAGCCCGCAAGGCCCTGGAAAAAGCCGCTCCAGAGCTGGGTTATGGGCAGGTTGAGGTTGATCCAGAGATTGCCAAGGTCAGCATCGTTGGCATGGGGATGATTGAGAATCCGGGGATAGCAGCCCGCATGTTTGAAGCGCTGTCCCTACAGCAGATCAACATTCAGATGATTGCCACCTCAGAAATCAAAATTAGTTGTGTGGTCAGCCAGGATGAGGGGGTTACGGCTCTGCGGACGATCCATGCCGCATTTAATCTCGCGGGTCAGGAGAGAATTCAGGTTCCTGCTTGA